A region of uncultured Carboxylicivirga sp. DNA encodes the following proteins:
- a CDS encoding M81 family metallopeptidase, translating to MKKIGIGLCLVVLLGSCGLSGKSDKKLPRVAIAGLAIESSTFSPAQSDVEAFRTRRGDEIYSYYTFMDADSATRQRAEYFPTLRGHAIPGGIVTREAYETLVTETLERLKKDLPYDGLFFDIHGAMSVVGLDDPEGDFIERVREVVGYDCIISTCMDLHGNVSWRLAENTDLMTCYRLAPHEDSMDSKRRALVNLLDRLESGKGKPAYKAWIPVPILLPGEKTSTRIEPGKSLYAKVPTIADQEGVVDAAIWVGYAWADEPRNRAYVMVVGDDKTKVTEGAEYLAKSFWDVRRQFEFVAPVASLEESLDMAVKSDKKPFIISDMGDNPTAGGAGDVTWTLTEILKRLEFQKADGPHMIYASIPGPDFVAKAIEIGEGGKIDAVAGAKVDSRFAPPVRLNGTIKKIVQGDKNADVEVVVQVGSVDVIVTGRRKPYHYEHDFTNLGLYPREADILVVKIGYLVPELYNMRGDWIMALTPGGVDQDLERLGYKRIHRPMFPLDKDMEDPDLSAQLVPVSGS from the coding sequence ATGAAAAAAATTGGGATTGGTTTATGTCTTGTTGTGCTATTGGGAAGTTGTGGCCTTTCCGGTAAGAGCGATAAGAAATTACCACGCGTAGCCATTGCCGGACTGGCAATCGAATCAAGTACATTTTCCCCGGCACAGTCTGATGTAGAAGCCTTTCGAACACGAAGAGGCGATGAAATTTATTCGTATTACACTTTTATGGATGCCGATTCGGCTACCCGTCAACGTGCTGAATATTTTCCAACATTACGCGGACATGCTATTCCAGGAGGAATTGTTACTCGCGAAGCGTATGAGACTTTGGTGACTGAAACGCTGGAGCGATTGAAGAAAGATCTTCCTTACGATGGATTGTTTTTTGATATTCATGGAGCCATGAGTGTGGTTGGCTTGGATGATCCGGAAGGTGATTTTATCGAAAGAGTTCGTGAAGTGGTTGGTTATGATTGTATTATTTCAACCTGTATGGATTTGCATGGTAATGTGTCGTGGCGATTGGCTGAAAATACCGATCTGATGACTTGTTATCGTTTGGCTCCACACGAAGATTCAATGGATTCAAAACGCCGTGCTTTGGTTAACCTTTTAGACCGGTTGGAAAGTGGTAAAGGAAAACCAGCTTATAAAGCCTGGATACCAGTACCTATTTTATTACCTGGCGAGAAAACAAGTACACGTATAGAACCGGGTAAGAGTTTGTACGCAAAAGTACCAACAATTGCCGATCAGGAAGGTGTGGTTGATGCAGCCATCTGGGTTGGATATGCCTGGGCTGACGAACCGCGCAATCGTGCATATGTAATGGTAGTGGGTGACGATAAGACTAAAGTCACTGAAGGAGCTGAGTATTTGGCTAAATCATTCTGGGATGTTAGGAGACAGTTTGAATTTGTGGCTCCTGTAGCTTCATTGGAAGAGAGTTTGGATATGGCTGTTAAAAGCGATAAAAAACCTTTTATCATCAGTGATATGGGGGATAATCCAACAGCTGGTGGGGCAGGTGATGTTACCTGGACGTTGACAGAGATATTGAAACGACTTGAATTCCAAAAGGCAGATGGTCCTCATATGATTTATGCGTCGATACCAGGGCCTGATTTTGTTGCCAAAGCAATTGAAATTGGTGAAGGAGGAAAAATTGACGCTGTTGCAGGAGCAAAGGTCGATAGTCGTTTTGCACCTCCTGTTCGATTGAACGGAACCATTAAAAAGATTGTTCAGGGTGATAAAAATGCAGATGTAGAGGTAGTTGTTCAGGTGGGAAGTGTTGATGTAATTGTTACCGGAAGACGTAAGCCTTATCATTATGAGCATGATTTTACCAACTTGGGATTGTATCCTCGCGAAGCTGATATTTTAGTTGTTAAGATCGGATATCTTGTGCCGGAATTATATAATATGCGTGGCGATTGGATTATGGCTTTAACGCCGGGTGGTGTCGATCAGGACTTGGAACGATTGGGTTATAAGAGAATTCATCGTCCAATGTTTCCTTTGGATAAAGACATGGAAGATCCGGATTTAAGTGCTCAGCTTGTGCCTGTTTCGGGTTCATAG
- a CDS encoding MFS transporter, producing the protein MQALNDLNQTEKKAFRYHIFYSIMEGVANGALVLNEFIFIKSLQGSNVQLAFLFQFSMVVFLFAMLANEIMRRYSNRKKFLRISGIITRLPLVGFALFPNVHGKGLDPIYHYLFLAVFLLFYTSKITVIPSVNQYLKGNYRHENFGKLFGYATTVNKVAIMSSTFITGLLLDFDPNSYKWFYPLVGIFGVISVFQLTKMEFVQNFQMPTKPLWSAIGGSFIRIWSILKINKPFRHLEYGFMMYGFAWMSTHAVITIFYKEALDLNYSSVAFYNNAFNLVAIIFLPLFGKLIGSRDPRRFAIITFGALMLFIVFTGLTEYVQFHTEILGIKIYYILLLAVFFNGIFMGSMPILWGIGSSYFCKSDEAADYQSVHLFLTGLRASVAPIIGIQLYELMGFSTAFGFGIVFLTIAILFMIYSERNFPRN; encoded by the coding sequence ATGCAAGCACTAAATGATTTAAACCAAACCGAGAAGAAAGCCTTTAGATATCATATCTTCTACAGTATTATGGAAGGTGTGGCTAACGGAGCCTTGGTGTTAAATGAATTTATTTTCATTAAATCCTTACAGGGTTCGAATGTACAACTGGCTTTCTTGTTCCAGTTCAGTATGGTAGTGTTTCTATTTGCCATGTTGGCTAATGAAATAATGCGCCGTTACTCCAATCGGAAAAAGTTTCTCAGAATTTCGGGTATCATAACGCGTTTACCTTTGGTGGGATTTGCACTGTTTCCAAATGTTCATGGTAAAGGATTGGATCCTATTTATCATTACCTCTTTTTGGCTGTTTTTTTGTTGTTTTATACCTCAAAAATTACGGTGATACCTTCTGTTAATCAGTATTTAAAAGGTAACTACAGGCATGAGAACTTTGGAAAACTGTTTGGTTATGCTACTACTGTAAACAAAGTAGCCATCATGTCTTCCACATTTATAACTGGTTTATTGCTCGACTTTGATCCCAATTCATACAAATGGTTTTATCCATTGGTTGGAATTTTTGGTGTTATTTCTGTTTTTCAGCTCACTAAAATGGAATTCGTACAAAATTTTCAGATGCCAACTAAACCATTGTGGTCAGCTATTGGTGGTTCTTTCATAAGAATCTGGAGTATTTTGAAGATAAATAAACCATTTCGTCATCTTGAATATGGTTTTATGATGTATGGTTTTGCCTGGATGAGTACACATGCAGTTATTACCATTTTTTACAAAGAAGCTCTTGATTTAAACTATTCATCTGTAGCTTTCTATAATAATGCTTTTAATCTGGTTGCGATTATTTTTTTACCCTTGTTTGGTAAATTAATTGGTTCACGCGATCCACGCAGATTTGCTATAATAACTTTTGGAGCCTTGATGTTATTCATCGTATTTACAGGTTTAACTGAGTATGTTCAATTCCATACTGAAATACTGGGTATTAAAATCTATTATATTTTGCTGTTGGCTGTGTTCTTCAATGGAATTTTTATGGGAAGCATGCCCATTTTGTGGGGAATAGGTAGTAGTTATTTTTGTAAATCTGATGAAGCGGCCGATTATCAGTCGGTACATTTATTTCTTACAGGTTTAAGAGCTTCAGTTGCACCTATTATCGGTATTCAGCTATATGAGTTGATGGGTTTCAGCACTGCATTTGGTTTTGGAATAGTATTTCTTACTATAGCAATTTTGTTTATGATCTATTCAGAACGAAATTTTCCAAGAAACTAG
- a CDS encoding lactonase family protein has product MMKKLLSIVLTVLVGLSACVQTKKDSEIQGSVFYLGTYTEGESEGIYKYLLDDEGVIHAKGLMAKADNPSYLAFSKDRKVLFAVDEINRDSTGEVRSYSVGEDTLQLISVTSSGGAHPCHVSVSDDGQVVVANYTGGNLGWLSATKDGLLSNLLSVTQHEGSGPTDRQLAPHAHSAWFVGDEVISCDLGTDELWIYDKLFNLKEKVAMTPGAGPRHLCAHPNGEWLYVVNELNNTVTRVAKKDDQWEAAESIGTLPEDFEGDSFCADIHISSDGRFVYASNRGHNSIAIFSVGAEGDLSLLANESVRGDHPRNFALSPDEKFLLVANKNSQNIVVFNRNAETGLLTFVSEIQALSPVCILFE; this is encoded by the coding sequence ATGATGAAAAAGTTATTATCGATAGTTCTAACTGTTTTGGTTGGTTTGAGTGCTTGTGTTCAAACTAAAAAAGACTCTGAAATACAGGGTAGTGTTTTTTATCTTGGAACTTATACCGAGGGGGAAAGTGAAGGTATTTATAAGTATTTACTCGATGATGAAGGTGTAATTCATGCAAAGGGCTTAATGGCTAAGGCTGATAATCCTTCTTACCTGGCATTTAGTAAAGACAGAAAAGTGCTCTTTGCAGTTGATGAAATAAACAGAGACAGCACAGGTGAAGTAAGATCATATAGTGTTGGCGAAGATACTCTGCAGCTGATTTCAGTAACTTCCAGTGGAGGAGCACATCCCTGTCATGTTAGTGTAAGTGATGATGGTCAGGTAGTTGTTGCCAATTACACCGGAGGTAATCTGGGTTGGCTTTCGGCAACCAAGGATGGCTTGCTCTCTAATTTATTGTCAGTTACACAGCACGAAGGGTCTGGTCCAACAGATCGTCAGTTGGCTCCTCATGCTCATTCAGCATGGTTTGTGGGTGATGAAGTGATTAGTTGTGATCTGGGGACGGATGAGTTATGGATTTATGACAAACTATTCAATTTGAAAGAAAAAGTGGCTATGACTCCGGGTGCAGGACCTCGTCACCTGTGTGCTCACCCTAATGGGGAATGGCTATATGTTGTAAATGAATTAAACAACACGGTTACCAGGGTGGCAAAGAAAGATGATCAATGGGAAGCGGCTGAAAGTATCGGTACTTTACCTGAAGATTTTGAAGGAGATAGTTTTTGTGCTGATATTCATATTTCTTCTGATGGAAGATTTGTATACGCTTCAAATCGTGGACATAATAGTATTGCAATCTTTTCAGTGGGAGCAGAGGGAGATTTGAGCTTACTGGCAAATGAATCAGTCAGGGGCGATCATCCACGAAATTTTGCATTATCACCCGATGAAAAGTTCTTGTTGGTTGCCAATAAAAATTCGCAAAACATAGTGGTGTTTAACAGAAATGCCGAAACCGGGTTGTTGACGTTTGTGAGTGAGATACAAGCTCTTTCTCCGGTTTGTATTTTGTTTGAATAA
- a CDS encoding transposase produces MNFEKGHLYHIYNQGNNRQAIFFKSENYLYFLQKIRTHLLPYCDVLAWCLMPNHFHLMVRVNVIETHLMTRSHQVSKKLSLNNSIATMLRSYTRAINKQEDTSGSLFRQKTKAICLTCPNGVAPSFYNTNAGALINIEQPEEQYPQQCYSYILNNPVKAGLVSRAIDWEYSSAKDVAGWRKGSIINRDVIEDYGLVFLI; encoded by the coding sequence ATGAACTTCGAAAAAGGTCATCTGTACCATATCTACAATCAGGGAAATAATAGACAGGCTATCTTCTTTAAATCCGAAAACTACCTGTATTTTCTCCAGAAGATACGAACTCATCTGTTACCCTATTGCGATGTTCTGGCCTGGTGTCTGATGCCAAATCATTTTCATTTAATGGTAAGGGTTAATGTTATTGAAACTCACCTGATGACTCGAAGTCATCAGGTGAGTAAAAAGCTTAGCTTAAACAACTCCATTGCCACAATGCTCCGTTCTTATACACGTGCAATAAATAAGCAGGAAGATACAAGTGGCTCCTTGTTTCGCCAAAAAACCAAAGCCATATGCCTTACTTGTCCCAATGGTGTTGCTCCATCATTTTACAATACCAATGCCGGAGCTTTAATTAACATAGAACAACCAGAGGAACAATATCCGCAACAGTGTTATTCATACATCTTAAATAACCCTGTAAAGGCCGGCTTAGTTAGCAGAGCTATTGATTGGGAATATTCATCGGCAAAGGATGTTGCTGGCTGGCGTAAGGGAAGTATTATTAACCGGGATGTTATTGAGGATTACGGTTTGGTTTTTCTTATCTAA